From the genome of Lotus japonicus ecotype B-129 chromosome 6, LjGifu_v1.2, one region includes:
- the LOC130722270 gene encoding mediator of RNA polymerase II transcription subunit 4-like, producing MLQHQIAQSPVRLGHANPNSPSISNPTPQKPPPSQTHHHHTALLSLLPPLPRAQALLLQMTSSASKLFETSSKRPLSVTAFRGSFPTFFPSQAQAHLSSPLESSPSTTKESISLFTVLQTQIVEAVAELQKILDLQDSKQKIDQEIRSKDLALLALVNKFKDIERGLDILDDDYSDYRHNKRMKSGGINENDSLASSTVSSLLMFSDILSYANRVSYMTFAPPEFGAGKASLHGALPPAPQEEKMRASQLYNFADLDIGLPKTVETKDKTFEAIIEPPPQQTVDTNPIANFPAIQGMLPPNFTVPPGWKPGMPIQLPIDIPIQPPPGWKPGDPVSLPPMDSIPVPRFEEQKLHPHIPQPKQPEVIQVQPVNLDLGGSDSSDYSSDEANSDNED from the coding sequence AAATTGCACAATCCCCTGTGCGGCTAGGCCATGCTAACCCTAACTCACCGTCGATTTCAAACCCTACCCCTCAAAAGCCCCCTCCTTCACAAACCCATCATCATCACACTGCTTTACTCTCTCTTCTCCCACCCCTCCCTAGAGCACAAGCACTTCTTCTTCAAATGACTTCCTCAGCATCTAAGCTCTTTGAAACATCATCCAAGAGGCCCCTTTCGGTCACTGCATTTCGTGGATCATTCCCAACCTTCTTTCCTTCCCAAGCCCAAGCACATTTATCTAGCCCGCTTGAGTCTTCTCCTTCCACCACCAAAGAAAGTATTTCACTTTTCACCGTCCTTCAAACCCAAATTGTAGAAGCAGTTGCTGAACTTCAAAAAATTCTTGATCTACAGGATTCTAAGCAGAAGATTGACCAGGAAATTCGCTCGAAAGATTTGGCACTTCTTGCACTTGTCAACAAATTCAAAGATATTGAGCGAGGACTTGACATACTTGATGATGACTACTCTGATTATCGCCACAATAAGAGAATGAAATCAGGAGGTATCAATGAAAATGATTCTTTGGCTTCCTCGACTGTATCATCCCTGCTGATGTTTTCAGATATATTGTCATATGCGAATCGTGTAAGTTATATGACATTTGCTCCACCGGAATTTGGAGCTGGGAAGGCTTCTCTCCATGGCGCATTGCCACCTGCAccacaagaagaaaaaatgagaGCTTCACAGTTATATAATTTTGCAGACCTTGATATTGGATTGCCTAAAACAGTTGAAACCAAGGACAAAACATTTGAGGCTATTATAGAACCTCCACCTCAACAAACTGTTGATACAAATCCTATTGCGAATTTTCCTGCAATTCAAGGGATGCTTCCTCCAAATTTTACTGTGCCACCTGGTTGGAAGCCTGGAATGCCTATACAACTGCCTATTGATATACCAATTCAGCCTCCGCCTGGGTGGAAACCAGGGGATCCTGTGTCGTTGCCTCCGATGGATTCTATTCCAGTACCAAGATTTGAGGAACAAAAATTACATCCTCACATTCCTCAGCCCAAGCAGCCTGAAGTTATTCAAGTGCAGCCAGTTAATTTGGATCTTGGAGGAAGTGATAGTAGTGATTATAGTAGTGATGAAGCCAACTCTGATAATGAAGACTGA